The sequence GATCTCACGCAGAGTCAGCAGAGTCAGCAGAGAAAAGCAGAGAACTCACCGCCTGGCATGGCTTCCTCTGCTACCTCTGCTCTGCGTGAGCAATTTGTTCGGGGATCACCTCGCCGGCATGGGGCGGGCCGCGGCCCACCACACCCAGTAGACCAGGACCAGCTGGAGCGGCAGGCGCGCCAGGAGAAGCGCCTGCCACCAGGGCGGGGCGCCGGACTCGCGCGCGTCCAGGAGCATCTGGAAGTTGGCCGGCCAGACGGCCAGGAGCAGGAGGACCAGGCCGAGCGCGGCCGCGCGCCGCGTGGCCGGAACTAGGAGCCCCACCCCGCCCGCGATCTCGCACGCGCCGCTCACGTACACGAGCGTCCGCGGCGCGGGGAGCCACGGCGGCACGATGCGCACGTACGAGTCGGCGATCGCGAAGTGCAGCACCCCGGCGGCGACGAAGATGGCGGCCAGGAGGTAGAGCGAGGCGCGCCGCCAGGTCATCGCGTCACCCCCGCGCGTCCACGGCGGGTCCCGCCGCCGGCCCGCCGCTCGCGCTTCAGACGGCGGCGGCGGGCGCCGGGACGGGCGAGCCCAGGTCGACGCCCGCGATCCCGGAGCGCCGGCAGACCTCGCGCCAGGCGTCGCGCGTGACCGTCCCCGCGGCGAGGTCGCGGAGGAGCTGGAAGGGGCGCACCACCGTCCCGTCCACCTCGACGGTGACGGGCGCGCCGACCGGGGCCTGGATCGGCGCGCCCGCGGCGTGGAAGGCGGTGAGCAGCGCGCAGCCCAGGATCCCCGCCGCCGCGGAGCGGTGCTCGTCGGTCAGCAGCGAGGGCGAGGCGGCGAAGCCCATCCGCAGGGGCGCCCAGGTCGGCGGGTCCGCCTGGTCCGCGACGGACTCGGGGGTGATCCCCCGCAGGCGCTTGGCGTTCTCCGCGGCCTGCTCGCGCCAGGTGGGGATCCACACCCGCTCCGCCGCGTCTTCCCATGCCAGCGGCTGGAGCGACGCGGCCCTGCCGTCGAGCAGCCACTGCACCAGCTCGCGCTCGCAGCGCTCCACGTCGTCCAGCAGGTCCAGCGCCCGCGCGCCGCCGTCGCCCGGGGCCCCGGCGGGGAGGCCGGCGAGGGCCGCGATCCGCTCGCGCAGCGGCGGATGCGTGTCGTACGGGTCGGACCGGGGCGAGGCCAGCTCCGCCTCCAGGCTCTCGCGCACGCCCCGCACCACCTCAGGCGAGGCGAGGAAGGCCGCGAACCCCTGCGTGAGGGGCGCCCGGAAGCCGCGCTCCAGGACGGGCGCGTACTCGGTGAGCCAGTAGGGGTGGAACGCGTTCCCGGCGCCGTGGACCGCCTTCAGCCCCGAGATCATGGCGTCGGAGCCGGCCACGCGCGCG is a genomic window of Longimicrobium sp. containing:
- a CDS encoding DoxX family protein: MTWRRASLYLLAAIFVAAGVLHFAIADSYVRIVPPWLPAPRTLVYVSGACEIAGGVGLLVPATRRAAALGLVLLLLAVWPANFQMLLDARESGAPPWWQALLLARLPLQLVLVYWVWWAAARPMPAR
- a CDS encoding M48 family metallopeptidase encodes the protein MQNASSPSLAARAVLAVVLLVGFYLLALAVAAGLLWIPYAEWRYLDHVSVKIALFCVVGAALVLWGIVPRPDRFDPPGPRLAPDEHPRLFALIREVAAATGQAMPAEVYLVPDLNAWVAQRGGVMGLGSRRVMGLGLPLLQTLSSRELRAVLAHEFGHYHGGDTALGPWIYKTRAAIGRTLQALAGHSTVLMKPFEWYGLGFLRITHAISRRQEFVADALAARVAGSDAMISGLKAVHGAGNAFHPYWLTEYAPVLERGFRAPLTQGFAAFLASPEVVRGVRESLEAELASPRSDPYDTHPPLRERIAALAGLPAGAPGDGGARALDLLDDVERCERELVQWLLDGRAASLQPLAWEDAAERVWIPTWREQAAENAKRLRGITPESVADQADPPTWAPLRMGFAASPSLLTDEHRSAAAGILGCALLTAFHAAGAPIQAPVGAPVTVEVDGTVVRPFQLLRDLAAGTVTRDAWREVCRRSGIAGVDLGSPVPAPAAAV